One genomic segment of Paenibacillus sp. FSL H8-0332 includes these proteins:
- the tkt gene encoding transketolase, with product MTEQAKDQAIHKEENSTVDNLAITTIRTLAIDAIEKANSGHPGMPMGSAPMGYQLFAKTMNHNPDHPTWVNRDRFVLSAGHGSMLLYSLLHLSGYDLPMEELKQFRQWGSLTPGHPEVGHTAGVDATTGPLGQGIGMAVGMAMAEAQLGATYNKDEHNVIDHYTYAICGDGDLMEGISSESASLAGHLKLGKLIVMYDSNDISLDGKLNLAFSENVAKRFEAYGWQVLRVEDGNDLPALAKALEEAQADSSKPTLIEVKTVIGYGSPNKQGKGGHGGTHGSPLGADETKLTKAYYKWVYEEDFYVPDEVRASFAEVKAKGIAANKAWDDKFAAYKKAYPELAAQLETALNGELPAGWDANLPFYKAEDKAVSTRVASGNALNGLTGGIPQLVGGSADLESSTMTHLNGLSQFTSESYDGRNIYFGVREFGMAAAMNGIALHSGLKVFGGTFFVFTDYLRPAVRLASIMKLPVTYVLTHDSIAVGEDGPTHEPIEQLASLRIIPGLTVIRPADANETSAAWAYAMENTANPVALVLTRQNLPILAGTVDGVRDNIKRGGYVVSDSKNGTPQAQIIATGSEVQLAVKAQAALSEEGIDVRVISLPSWDLFEKQDKAYRDSVILPEVKARLAIEMAQTFGWERYTGDQGDILGITTFGASAPGDTVIREYGFTVENVVSRVKALL from the coding sequence ATGACTGAACAAGCAAAAGATCAAGCCATTCATAAAGAAGAAAACTCAACGGTGGACAACCTGGCCATCACTACGATCCGTACACTTGCCATTGATGCCATTGAAAAAGCAAATTCAGGACATCCGGGTATGCCAATGGGTTCCGCACCTATGGGATACCAATTGTTCGCCAAGACCATGAATCATAACCCGGACCATCCGACTTGGGTCAACCGTGACCGTTTCGTATTGTCTGCCGGACATGGCTCCATGCTCCTCTACAGCCTGCTGCACCTCAGCGGCTATGATCTGCCTATGGAAGAATTGAAGCAGTTCCGCCAATGGGGCAGCTTAACTCCAGGACATCCGGAAGTCGGCCACACTGCCGGTGTAGATGCAACAACAGGTCCGCTTGGACAAGGTATTGGTATGGCTGTAGGTATGGCAATGGCTGAAGCTCAGCTGGGTGCCACTTATAATAAAGATGAACATAACGTGATTGACCATTATACGTACGCCATCTGCGGCGACGGTGATTTGATGGAAGGGATCTCTTCCGAATCCGCTTCGCTTGCCGGACACCTGAAGCTGGGCAAACTAATTGTAATGTACGATTCGAATGATATCTCTCTCGATGGCAAGCTGAACCTTGCATTCTCCGAGAATGTAGCTAAGCGTTTTGAAGCTTACGGCTGGCAGGTTCTGCGCGTAGAAGACGGTAACGATCTTCCTGCACTGGCTAAGGCTCTTGAAGAGGCTCAGGCAGACAGCAGCAAACCGACACTGATCGAAGTGAAGACGGTCATCGGCTACGGCAGCCCGAACAAGCAAGGTAAAGGCGGCCACGGCGGTACTCACGGCTCCCCGCTGGGTGCTGATGAAACGAAGCTGACGAAGGCATACTACAAATGGGTATATGAAGAAGATTTCTATGTACCGGATGAAGTACGCGCCAGCTTTGCTGAAGTAAAAGCCAAAGGAATCGCCGCCAACAAGGCATGGGACGATAAATTTGCAGCCTACAAAAAAGCATACCCTGAGCTTGCTGCACAGCTCGAAACTGCACTGAACGGTGAGCTTCCTGCAGGCTGGGATGCTAATCTGCCATTCTACAAAGCAGAAGACAAAGCTGTATCTACCCGTGTGGCTTCCGGTAATGCACTGAACGGCTTGACTGGCGGTATCCCGCAGCTGGTTGGGGGTTCTGCCGATCTGGAGAGCTCGACCATGACGCACTTGAACGGTCTGTCCCAGTTCACCTCCGAATCCTATGACGGCCGTAATATCTACTTCGGCGTACGTGAATTCGGTATGGCCGCAGCTATGAATGGTATTGCACTGCACAGCGGTCTTAAGGTATTCGGCGGTACGTTCTTCGTCTTCACAGATTACCTGCGTCCGGCTGTCCGTCTGGCTTCCATCATGAAGCTGCCGGTAACTTATGTGCTTACTCATGACAGTATCGCTGTCGGTGAAGACGGTCCTACCCATGAGCCGATTGAGCAGCTTGCTTCCCTGCGTATCATTCCGGGGCTGACGGTCATTCGTCCGGCTGACGCCAACGAGACCTCTGCAGCTTGGGCATACGCTATGGAGAATACAGCCAATCCGGTAGCACTGGTACTGACCCGTCAGAACCTGCCGATCCTGGCTGGAACCGTAGACGGTGTGCGCGATAACATCAAACGCGGCGGTTATGTGGTCTCTGATTCCAAGAACGGTACTCCGCAGGCACAGATCATTGCTACAGGCTCTGAAGTACAGCTGGCGGTTAAGGCTCAGGCTGCGCTCTCCGAAGAAGGCATTGATGTTCGTGTCATCAGCTTGCCGAGCTGGGATCTGTTCGAGAAGCAGGATAAAGCATACCGCGATTCCGTTATCCTGCCTGAAGTGAAAGCCCGTCTGGCTATCGAAATGGCGCAAACCTTCGGCTGGGAACGTTATACAGGCGACCAGGGCGACATTCTGGGAATCACTACCTTTGGCGCTTCCGCCCCTGGCGACACCGTAATCAGAGAATATGGCTTCACTGTAGAAAATGTAGTCAGCCGCGTAAAAGCGCTGCTATAA
- a CDS encoding pyrimidine/purine nucleoside phosphorylase → MSQFTNATIQKAANIYYDGKVTSRTVTLEDGTKVTLGIMLPGVYEFGTDGPETMEILSGNLKVLLPGTEVWKDIDGAETFHVPGNSKFALEVFALTDYCCSYPIV, encoded by the coding sequence ATGAGTCAGTTCACCAACGCGACAATTCAAAAAGCAGCCAATATTTATTACGACGGAAAAGTGACCAGCCGTACAGTTACACTGGAAGACGGCACTAAGGTGACACTCGGCATTATGCTGCCTGGCGTATACGAATTCGGCACAGATGGCCCTGAGACGATGGAGATTCTCTCCGGCAATCTGAAGGTGCTGCTTCCCGGCACTGAGGTGTGGAAGGACATTGACGGAGCGGAGACCTTCCATGTTCCCGGCAACTCCAAATTTGCCCTGGAAGTATTCGCATTAACTGATTATTGCTGTTCTTACCCGATTGTGTAA